Proteins encoded within one genomic window of Brachybacterium sp. P6-10-X1:
- a CDS encoding (deoxy)nucleoside triphosphate pyrophosphohydrolase: MMIHPEEGTGAEITWHRGTCPRCGSDQVIHHVIGIPLAGATESSPPWVVWESCVGLGPERECLTCEHAWSPEDVGFAERPEPRVDGLTGEEAPIDPAPLRVVGAVIVDGERILAARRRPGRAAAGLWEFPGGKIERGESPQQALVRELAEELDVQARVGHLIGRGVGDGGGRDLHLDCYWVRLVGAAPTHSTDHDLLEWLERDQLRDLQWAPPDVPIVQVLLAGAPPVFDRP; the protein is encoded by the coding sequence ATGATGATCCACCCCGAGGAGGGCACCGGCGCCGAGATCACCTGGCACCGCGGCACCTGCCCCCGCTGCGGCAGTGACCAGGTGATCCACCACGTGATCGGAATCCCCCTGGCGGGGGCGACGGAGTCCTCGCCGCCGTGGGTGGTCTGGGAGAGCTGCGTCGGCCTCGGCCCGGAGCGGGAGTGTCTGACCTGTGAACATGCCTGGTCGCCCGAGGACGTCGGCTTTGCGGAGCGGCCGGAACCGCGGGTCGACGGGCTGACCGGTGAGGAGGCACCGATCGACCCCGCGCCCCTGCGCGTGGTCGGCGCGGTGATCGTCGACGGGGAGCGGATCCTGGCCGCCCGGCGGAGGCCAGGAAGGGCCGCCGCCGGGCTGTGGGAGTTCCCCGGCGGGAAGATCGAGCGGGGCGAGTCCCCGCAGCAGGCCCTGGTCCGCGAGCTCGCCGAGGAGCTCGACGTCCAGGCGCGGGTCGGCCACCTGATCGGCCGAGGGGTGGGCGACGGCGGGGGCCGCGACCTCCACCTGGACTGCTACTGGGTGCGCCTGGTCGGTGCCGCGCCGACGCACAGCACCGACCACGACCTCCTGGAGTGGCTGGAGCGGGACCAGCTGCGGGATCTGCAGTGGGCTCCGCCCGACGTCCCCATCGTCCAGGTGCTCCTGGCCGGGGCGCCGCCGGTCTTCGATCGACCCTGA
- a CDS encoding alpha/beta fold hydrolase, giving the protein MSHVTAQDGTTLFVEDSGGAGHSVVLIHGWPLSGESWAHQKSALEQGGYRVITYDRRGFGRSDKPRDGYDYDTLATDLAAVLTQLDVHEVTLVGFSMGGGEVVRHLATQGSPRVRAAVLAAAVPPYLLQTDDNPEGPLTRDAAAQLREGLEQDRDAFFTEFATGFFTAGDRLAVDQAEVDEAVRMSRQSDQEAALGCMEAWATTDFREDLRAIDVPLLVIHGDSDGTVPFEGSGKRTHEAVPGSELVLIPGGPHGLNASHPEQFNRALLDFLGR; this is encoded by the coding sequence ATGTCGCATGTCACCGCACAGGACGGGACCACTCTGTTCGTCGAGGACAGCGGGGGTGCCGGGCATTCCGTGGTCCTGATCCATGGCTGGCCGCTCTCCGGGGAGTCCTGGGCACACCAGAAGAGCGCCCTCGAGCAGGGCGGATACCGCGTGATCACCTACGACCGTCGCGGGTTCGGACGTTCCGACAAGCCCCGGGACGGCTACGACTACGACACCCTCGCCACCGACCTCGCGGCCGTGCTCACCCAGCTGGACGTGCACGAGGTGACGCTGGTGGGGTTCTCCATGGGAGGCGGCGAGGTCGTGCGCCATCTCGCCACCCAGGGCAGTCCGCGCGTGCGCGCGGCCGTGCTCGCGGCGGCCGTACCGCCCTATTTGCTGCAGACCGACGACAACCCCGAGGGTCCGCTGACACGGGACGCCGCCGCACAGCTGCGCGAAGGCCTCGAGCAGGACCGCGACGCCTTCTTCACCGAGTTCGCGACGGGCTTCTTCACGGCGGGCGATCGGCTCGCGGTCGATCAGGCCGAGGTCGACGAGGCGGTGCGGATGTCGCGCCAGAGCGACCAGGAGGCTGCCCTGGGCTGCATGGAGGCCTGGGCCACCACCGACTTCCGCGAGGACCTGCGAGCGATCGACGTACCGCTGCTGGTGATCCACGGGGACTCCGACGGCACCGTGCCCTTCGAGGGCTCCGGCAAGCGGACGCACGAGGCGGTCCCCGGCAGCGAGCTGGTGCTGATCCCGGGCGGGCCGCACGGCCTCAACGCGAGCCATCCCGAGCAGTTCAACCGGGCGCTGCTGGACTTCCTCGGGCGCTGA
- a CDS encoding metallophosphoesterase family protein — translation MSSSSTTPSTTPSTSSSTTTSSSRPAHSRRSLLRYSATGIAAAGMMGTASAAPAAPTDRPLRPNEGIVRDELSFRDDGTFTVVQFNDTQDGHRTDVRTIALQEAVLDDVAPDFVVINGDVIDGSPTTPQEAKQAINNVVRPMEDRGIPWALTFGNHDEDSSATTGLEEAGYLEFVAQYRHNVNTPGARDTTGSGNQVLTVRSAASRADAFALWLLDSGRYAPEQIAGQDFEGYPDWDWLRPDQVQWYLSASQRLEKKNKQLVPGLVFQHIALWEHRFMWFASVDARTEADHARAAAKHSIEGERNEDECPGPFNSGMFAAMLQRGDVKGLFVGHDHINTYAGDYYGIQLGYGPGTGFGTYGLGGTEEHRLRGARVFHLDENVEGTYAGTELRFAADYGIDLSGTGQPGEPADFPDGVR, via the coding sequence ATGAGCTCCTCCTCGACCACTCCCTCGACCACTCCCTCGACCAGTTCCTCGACCACGACCTCGTCCTCTCGTCCGGCGCACTCCCGCCGATCACTGCTGCGATACTCCGCCACCGGGATCGCTGCAGCGGGCATGATGGGGACCGCGTCGGCCGCCCCCGCGGCGCCGACCGACAGGCCCCTGCGACCGAACGAAGGCATCGTGCGAGACGAGCTCTCCTTCCGGGACGACGGCACCTTCACCGTCGTCCAGTTCAACGACACCCAGGACGGACACCGCACCGACGTGCGCACCATCGCCTTGCAGGAGGCGGTGCTGGACGACGTGGCTCCGGACTTCGTGGTGATCAACGGCGACGTCATCGACGGATCCCCCACCACGCCACAGGAGGCGAAGCAGGCGATCAACAACGTGGTCCGCCCCATGGAGGACCGCGGCATCCCTTGGGCGCTGACCTTCGGCAACCACGACGAGGACTCCAGCGCGACCACCGGCCTCGAGGAGGCCGGCTACCTCGAGTTCGTCGCTCAGTACCGGCACAACGTCAACACCCCCGGCGCCCGGGACACCACCGGCAGCGGCAACCAGGTGCTGACCGTGCGCTCCGCGGCCTCGCGGGCCGACGCCTTCGCCCTGTGGCTGCTGGACTCCGGTCGCTACGCCCCGGAGCAGATCGCCGGCCAGGACTTCGAGGGCTACCCCGACTGGGACTGGCTGCGTCCCGACCAGGTCCAGTGGTATCTCAGCGCCTCCCAGCGGCTGGAGAAGAAGAACAAGCAGCTGGTGCCGGGTCTCGTGTTCCAGCACATCGCCCTGTGGGAGCACCGCTTCATGTGGTTCGCGAGCGTCGATGCCCGCACCGAGGCCGATCACGCCCGCGCGGCGGCGAAGCACTCGATCGAGGGGGAGCGCAACGAGGACGAGTGCCCTGGCCCGTTCAACTCCGGCATGTTCGCCGCGATGCTGCAGCGCGGGGACGTGAAGGGCCTGTTCGTCGGGCACGACCACATCAACACGTACGCGGGCGACTACTACGGCATCCAGCTCGGCTACGGCCCGGGCACCGGCTTCGGCACCTATGGGTTGGGCGGCACCGAGGAGCACCGTCTGCGCGGGGCACGGGTCTTCCACCTCGACGAGAACGTCGAGGGCACCTACGCGGGCACCGAGCTGCGCTTCGCCGCCGACTACGGCATCGACCTGAGCGGGACCGGGCAACCGGGCGAGCCGGCGGACTTCCCCGACGGGGTGCGCTGA
- a CDS encoding heparan-alpha-glucosaminide N-acetyltransferase domain-containing protein: MIYAPPRPAVLRPARTVPARIEALDLVRLLAVVGMMSAHLLAPLALVPGASGPEAAAARVAHLLTEGTSSTLFAVVGGCSLVLASRRHLADGDRRGAVLAILVRGAVVTALGLLLELAPSPVMVVLVPFGLSMMLTAPLLLLRARVLVAVIAVLTAGGHPLAMAVPGPVEFGTVTLLSLDDPVGVLRGLVLTGQYPVITWIPYLLTGIVLMRAVLREQEAGRIRRLSLLALAGGAVTAAAAHLLPVLAAALGHASPGAWYTAATHTGTVADMLATGGIAVALIGLALRLLPPLHLLPTLHTVRGRIAQSLRAAGAAPLTVYVAHVLATGIAVVIAVLLSGGDLSSMPWYVAGAGILAVHLGGVFALGAVLAERGGRGPLEALLATVIRRAVRR, from the coding sequence ATGATCTACGCACCACCCCGCCCCGCGGTCCTTCGCCCGGCCCGGACGGTTCCCGCCCGGATCGAAGCTCTCGACCTGGTCCGCCTGCTCGCCGTCGTCGGCATGATGAGCGCGCACCTCCTGGCCCCTCTCGCGCTCGTCCCCGGTGCCTCCGGCCCGGAAGCCGCAGCGGCCCGGGTCGCGCACCTGCTGACCGAGGGGACCTCCTCGACCCTGTTCGCCGTCGTCGGCGGCTGCAGCCTCGTGCTCGCCTCGCGACGGCACCTGGCCGACGGGGACCGCCGCGGCGCGGTCCTGGCGATCCTGGTGCGCGGCGCCGTGGTGACGGCGCTGGGCCTGCTGCTCGAGCTGGCCCCCAGCCCCGTGATGGTGGTGCTGGTCCCCTTCGGGCTGTCCATGATGCTCACCGCGCCATTGCTGCTGCTGCGCGCCCGGGTGCTGGTGGCCGTGATCGCCGTGCTGACCGCCGGGGGCCATCCGCTCGCGATGGCCGTTCCCGGGCCGGTCGAGTTCGGCACCGTGACGCTGCTGAGCCTGGACGACCCCGTCGGCGTGCTCCGGGGACTGGTGCTGACCGGCCAGTACCCGGTGATCACCTGGATCCCGTACCTGCTGACCGGCATCGTGCTGATGCGCGCCGTGCTGCGTGAGCAGGAGGCCGGGCGGATCCGGCGCCTCTCCCTCCTCGCCCTGGCAGGCGGGGCCGTGACCGCTGCGGCCGCCCACCTCCTGCCGGTCCTCGCCGCCGCCCTCGGGCACGCGAGCCCCGGTGCCTGGTACACCGCCGCGACGCACACCGGAACCGTCGCCGACATGCTGGCCACGGGCGGCATCGCCGTGGCGCTGATCGGCCTGGCGCTGCGCCTGCTGCCGCCTCTGCACCTGCTGCCGACGCTGCACACGGTGCGCGGGAGGATCGCGCAGAGCCTCCGGGCGGCAGGTGCCGCGCCGCTGACCGTCTACGTCGCCCACGTGCTGGCCACGGGCATCGCAGTGGTCATCGCCGTGCTCCTGTCCGGTGGGGACCTGAGCTCGATGCCCTGGTACGTCGCCGGCGCCGGGATCCTCGCCGTCCACCTCGGCGGCGTGTTCGCCCTCGGCGCGGTGCTGGCCGAGCGGGGAGGACGCGGGCCGCTCGAAGCCCTGCTGGCCACGGTGATCCGCCGGGCCGTGCGGCGGTGA
- a CDS encoding ABC transporter ATP-binding protein encodes MTDTQSTPAVPRLAIENLDVHFATDGGDVHAVDGMDVEVAPGEILAIVGESGSGKSVTARSILGLLPETAEATGAVLVSGTDVVSLSGAQLRELRGEDVSMIFQEPSSAMNPVFPIWWQIGEGLRAHRPKMTRKEIRAEAVAALEKVGIPDPHERIDRYPHEFSGGQKQRIMIAMALALGAELIVADEPTTALDVTVQAEILELLRDVRDRFGTSVIVITHNMGVVADLADSVAVMYHGQVIERAGAVELFAHPREDYTKKLLAAVPHLGRNSAWTALDAEQQQQIDEAEPIVVAKNLVIEYPGRLGKPAFRAVKGVDFSIRAGQVYGLVGESGSGKTTIGRAMAGLERTTGGSLQVLGHEMNGMKEKSFKPLRRRIGFVFQDPATSFNPHLTIEQCIAEPLIVHEPQQGAPEHAKQVRELLEAVELPASYAGRYPHELSGGQRQRISLARALVLGPELLIADEPTSALDVSVQATVLELFRELQSRLGFAALFISHDLAVVDTLAHRIGVLFRGDLVEDGHGPDVLQRPTHDYTRKLIASLPVPDPVEQAERREAFMREWGSGAAS; translated from the coding sequence ATGACCGATACCCAGAGCACGCCGGCGGTCCCACGACTCGCGATCGAGAACCTCGACGTCCACTTCGCGACCGACGGCGGGGACGTCCACGCGGTCGACGGGATGGACGTCGAGGTCGCGCCCGGGGAGATCCTCGCCATCGTCGGTGAGTCCGGCTCCGGCAAGTCCGTCACCGCCCGCTCGATCCTGGGACTGCTGCCGGAGACCGCCGAGGCGACCGGAGCCGTCCTGGTCTCCGGCACAGACGTGGTGAGCCTCAGCGGGGCGCAGTTGCGCGAGCTGCGCGGCGAGGACGTCTCGATGATCTTCCAGGAGCCCTCCAGCGCCATGAACCCGGTCTTCCCCATTTGGTGGCAGATCGGGGAGGGGTTGCGGGCGCATCGCCCGAAGATGACCCGCAAGGAGATCCGCGCGGAGGCGGTCGCGGCGCTCGAGAAGGTGGGCATCCCTGATCCCCACGAGCGCATCGACCGCTACCCGCACGAGTTCTCCGGCGGCCAGAAGCAGCGCATCATGATCGCCATGGCGCTGGCCCTGGGGGCGGAGCTGATCGTCGCCGACGAGCCGACCACCGCGCTGGACGTGACCGTCCAGGCCGAGATCCTGGAGCTGCTGCGGGACGTGCGGGACCGCTTCGGCACCTCGGTCATCGTGATCACCCACAACATGGGGGTGGTCGCCGATCTCGCCGACTCCGTGGCCGTGATGTACCACGGGCAGGTGATCGAGCGCGCCGGGGCGGTGGAACTGTTCGCCCATCCCCGTGAGGACTACACCAAGAAGCTCCTGGCCGCGGTGCCGCACCTGGGCCGCAACTCCGCGTGGACGGCGCTGGATGCCGAGCAGCAGCAGCAGATCGATGAGGCCGAGCCCATCGTCGTCGCGAAGAACCTGGTCATCGAGTACCCGGGACGTCTGGGAAAGCCTGCCTTCCGTGCCGTCAAGGGCGTGGACTTCAGTATCCGCGCCGGCCAGGTGTACGGCCTGGTGGGGGAGTCGGGCTCCGGCAAGACCACCATCGGCCGTGCCATGGCCGGTCTGGAGCGCACCACCGGCGGCAGCCTGCAGGTGCTGGGCCACGAGATGAACGGGATGAAGGAGAAGTCCTTCAAGCCATTGCGCCGACGGATCGGCTTCGTGTTCCAGGACCCTGCCACCTCCTTCAACCCGCACCTGACCATCGAGCAGTGCATCGCCGAGCCGCTGATCGTCCATGAGCCGCAGCAGGGCGCGCCCGAGCATGCGAAGCAGGTGCGGGAGCTGCTGGAGGCCGTGGAACTGCCGGCGTCGTATGCGGGCCGATACCCGCACGAGCTCTCGGGCGGGCAGCGTCAGCGCATCTCGCTGGCGCGGGCGCTGGTGCTGGGACCGGAGCTGCTCATCGCCGACGAGCCGACCAGCGCGTTGGACGTGTCGGTGCAGGCCACGGTGCTGGAGCTGTTCCGCGAGCTGCAGAGCCGCCTCGGCTTCGCCGCCCTGTTCATCAGCCACGACCTCGCGGTGGTCGACACCCTCGCCCACCGCATCGGGGTGCTGTTCCGCGGCGACCTGGTCGAGGACGGCCACGGCCCGGACGTGCTGCAGCGGCCCACGCACGACTACACCCGCAAGCTCATCGCCTCCCTGCCGGTGCCCGACCCCGTCGAGCAGGCCGAGCGGCGCGAGGCGTTCATGCGGGAGTGGGGCAGCGGCGCGGCGAGCTGA
- a CDS encoding ABC transporter permease: MTLSNPVPPGEDGGADHDLAAESTRVAARARSSWILRLPVISHLRGSVGLQRGMLITGLVLVLGLLLTALFAPVVAPYGFAQTGVDGQRFGGQQPPSAEHLLGTTVTGFDVLSRVIWGTRTAVAVMVCAVVASLFLGSAVGLLSGYLGGWLDRVLVMLADAIYAFPSLLLAIVMSIVISGGQSNAWGGILAAAISITVVFVPQYFRVIRAEVVQLKAEPFVEAAKVIGTGHKRIMGTHLLRNATRTLPLIFTLNSSEAILTLAALGFLGFGIEPTSAAEWGYDLNRAMADATSGIWWTGLFPGLAIVAAVLGVTLVGESINDLNDPRLRTRKKRSRARRKAAA, from the coding sequence ATGACGCTCTCGAACCCCGTCCCCCCGGGAGAAGACGGCGGCGCCGACCACGACCTCGCCGCGGAATCCACCCGTGTCGCCGCCCGGGCCCGATCCTCATGGATCCTGCGGCTGCCGGTCATCTCGCACCTGCGCGGCAGCGTCGGGCTGCAGCGCGGCATGCTCATCACCGGACTGGTGCTGGTCCTCGGTCTGCTGCTGACGGCCCTGTTCGCCCCGGTGGTGGCGCCCTACGGCTTCGCCCAGACCGGGGTCGACGGCCAGCGCTTCGGCGGCCAGCAGCCGCCGTCGGCCGAGCATCTGCTGGGAACCACCGTGACCGGTTTCGACGTGCTCTCGAGGGTGATCTGGGGGACCCGCACCGCGGTGGCCGTGATGGTCTGCGCGGTCGTGGCCTCCCTGTTCCTCGGCTCCGCCGTGGGTCTGCTGTCGGGTTACCTCGGCGGCTGGCTGGACCGCGTGCTGGTGATGCTGGCCGACGCGATCTACGCCTTCCCCTCGCTGCTGCTGGCCATCGTCATGTCGATCGTCATCTCCGGCGGGCAGTCCAACGCCTGGGGCGGCATCCTGGCCGCCGCCATCTCCATCACCGTCGTGTTCGTCCCGCAGTACTTCCGGGTGATCCGCGCCGAGGTGGTCCAGCTGAAGGCGGAGCCGTTCGTGGAGGCCGCGAAGGTCATCGGCACCGGACACAAGCGCATCATGGGCACGCACCTGCTGCGCAATGCCACCCGCACCCTGCCGCTGATCTTCACGCTGAACTCGTCCGAGGCGATCCTGACCCTCGCCGCGCTCGGCTTCCTGGGCTTCGGCATCGAGCCGACCAGCGCTGCCGAGTGGGGCTACGACCTCAACCGCGCGATGGCCGACGCGACCAGCGGGATCTGGTGGACCGGACTGTTCCCGGGCCTGGCCATCGTGGCCGCCGTGCTCGGCGTGACGCTGGTGGGCGAATCCATCAACGACCTCAACGACCCGCGTCTGCGGACGCGGAAGAAGCGCTCCCGCGCCCGACGGAAGGCGGCGGCATGA
- a CDS encoding ABC transporter permease has protein sequence MTAEPDTTVEPTTPRPARKRERSGGLGRYILVRFLLIIPTVFILMTVVFFLMRITGDPITAALGGRLTPEQLAERRAEAGYDRPLIVQYIDYLGGVVRGDFGTSYTDGTPVAQILTTYGGATFELVVYAVVVALVVGVPLGMIAARTRDRWPDAVLRIVAILGYATPVFFVGLLLKLVFSVGLGWLPVAGRLSTRGELTMSSILNPSPFYLLDALRLGDVDLLVDVTKHALLPAIALGVLTGGIFLRLVRTNMIGTLEMQYIDSARSRGVAERRLTTRHALRPALIPIVTVMGMQIAMMLGGAVLTETTFEWNGLGYMLAEYMKARDYVAVQGIVMMLAVIVAISNFLVDVVAALIDPRVRY, from the coding sequence GTGACCGCGGAGCCCGACACGACGGTCGAGCCCACCACCCCCCGACCCGCGCGCAAGCGCGAGCGCTCGGGGGGCCTCGGCCGCTACATCCTGGTGCGCTTCCTGCTCATCATCCCGACCGTGTTCATCCTGATGACGGTCGTGTTCTTCCTCATGAGGATCACGGGCGACCCGATCACGGCGGCCCTGGGCGGCCGCCTGACTCCCGAACAGCTCGCGGAGCGCCGTGCCGAGGCCGGCTACGACCGCCCGCTGATCGTGCAGTACATCGACTATCTCGGCGGTGTGGTCCGCGGCGACTTCGGCACGTCCTACACCGACGGCACCCCGGTCGCCCAGATCCTCACCACGTACGGCGGGGCGACCTTCGAACTGGTGGTGTATGCCGTGGTGGTCGCACTGGTGGTCGGCGTGCCCCTGGGCATGATCGCGGCGCGCACCCGCGACCGCTGGCCGGACGCGGTGCTGCGGATCGTGGCGATCCTCGGCTACGCGACGCCCGTGTTCTTCGTGGGCCTGCTGCTGAAGCTCGTGTTCTCCGTGGGCCTGGGCTGGCTGCCGGTCGCCGGCCGCCTCTCCACCCGCGGCGAGCTGACCATGAGCTCGATCCTGAACCCCTCGCCGTTCTACCTGCTGGACGCGCTGCGGCTGGGGGACGTCGACCTGCTCGTCGACGTCACGAAGCACGCGCTGCTGCCCGCCATCGCGCTCGGCGTGCTCACCGGGGGCATCTTCCTGCGCCTGGTGCGCACCAACATGATCGGCACGCTGGAGATGCAGTACATCGACTCGGCCCGCTCCCGCGGGGTGGCCGAGCGGCGGTTGACCACCCGGCACGCCCTGCGCCCGGCACTGATCCCGATCGTGACCGTGATGGGCATGCAGATCGCGATGATGCTGGGCGGTGCCGTGCTGACCGAGACCACCTTCGAGTGGAACGGGCTGGGCTACATGCTCGCCGAGTACATGAAGGCCCGCGACTACGTGGCCGTGCAGGGCATCGTGATGATGCTCGCGGTCATCGTGGCGATCTCCAACTTCCTGGTCGACGTCGTCGCCGCCCTCATCGACCCCCGAGTGAGGTACTGA